The sequence ATTTTATGCCTTTGGCTTTGAGCTTAAGCGGATGCGGATTGAGATAATCGCCCAGCTTTTGCATATTGGCATTGACCAATAATGTGCCATGATGAAAGCTGCGATCCGCTGCATGTTTAAACGCGCTGCCTGATATTTTCTTGTCACCAACTTGCATGTCATTACGCCCAGATAAATCCGCGTCTATGCCCAGTTTCTTTAACGCATTAATAATGATGGTAAAGTTCGCTTCTTGGTCGTAGTCGGCTTTGGGCGATAAAAAGGTAAAGTTGGTATTGCCCAAATCATGAAATACCGCGCCGCCGCCACTCTGCCGCCGCGCCAAAAACACATCATCGGCTTCCATCTTATCGATTTTGCATTCCACCCATGGGTTTTGCGAGCGCCCGATGACCACGGTCTCGCTATTGCGCCATAAGAATAGCGTGTGCGAGTCGGGATTGAGCGTATTAAATATCCAATCTTCGGTCGCGAGGTTAAACCAAGGGTTGGTAACGGCAGATTTTAAGATGCGCAGTTTCATTACTTGTCCTTTTGGGCAGAGATTTTTAGTTTGGCTTTTATAAATAAGTACTGTCATTGTTGCCGATGCGAGATTGGATTTCAATGGGTGTGTGGTATGGGAGCGGTTTAAGTCTGAGGTTTTAAGAAGTTAACTTATTTTTAGTCTTTCTGTTATGATTATGACTGATATTAAGTAACAAATAGCATTGGTTCAAACCAGCTAACTGATGCATAAGAAGAGGTTTGGTTATGAATGAAAGGATAAAAAACTTAGACACTCCTAAGAAATGTGAGATTTTTGCTAAAAATGCTTTGAATGCAGGCAGAGAAGATTTGGTAAAACAAGCAAAAGAACGAGCTATTCACTTAAAAGCTGAAAATTATGGTGCTGAAACGTCGGCAGAGAAAGAAGCTATAAAAGCAGTCTATGCTTATGAAGAGGTGCTAAGTGCCAAAAATGGTAAGAAAACACGCGCATCTAGAACTTGGCCAATGATTCAAAAATACGGAATAATTAATGCTGTCGAGCGCGCTGTTGATCGTAAATCTGAGACAAAAGGTTATACCGCATTATTAGAGATGGGCTTGGAAGCCTATGCTTTCGAAGCAGTAATACTTCGCTATCCTGAACTATTCTCTGAGAGTGCAGTAGAAATATCTCGACAAAGAATGAGTGAGTGGAAAAGTTAATAACGATCTCTTGCAACATAAAAAACCATATATTCTCGCTAGTATTATTCTGTTAGATATTGCGTTAGTGAAGTGTAAAGGAAATTCGAGGTATAGATGGAAAGCTTATTATCGATATTTGGTTCGGTTGCATCTATAGGAGCTGCTGTATGGGCATTCTTGGAAGCGAAGAAAGCCGCTGCATCAGCCTCTAAAGCAGAGGAATCTAGAAACGAAATGATTGATCGAAGACGATTAGGTGAAGTGTCAAAGGTTCATGCACAAACAGATAGAATACTATCTGTCGTTTCAAGAATAGGACCTTCATGCAATACGAAAAATCTTAAAGGTATCGATTTTCATAGTATTGCAAAGGATGTTGAAGAGTATGCAAGGTTTATTAATGAGCAAAGCTCAAACTTTTCTAATGATTTCGTGAACAAGGCTAGTTTACTATGCGATGAGTTGAAAAAAGATATTGAGGATCTATCAGAAGCATCCAGTCCTGAAGTCATAAAAAATGTAGGAAAGCGCATATATTATAAGATAAATAGCTTTATGCCTTTTGTTAAAGATCTCGCTGATGAGCAGCGAGAGTATCCTGTTTCAGCTAAATAAATTTGGTAAATATCATGAAAATTTCAGATGGTGAAAAGCTTATACTTTTAATGCTTAGTGAGCTATATGATCGATTAGAAATTAATGGAGAAATTGAGTCAGAATTTATTCGCTCTGCAATCTTTAGTAACAATATCTGGGCGATACCTTGGAAGTATTCTGGAATACCTTTTGAAGATCAAGACGATCCAGAGATTGTTAAAGAAGTTCTTGATATTTTAGGTATGTGGAGCTCTATAGAATATAGCTATGAACAACTTTCAGAAAAAGAAAAAGAATACTTACAGGAAACTGTTGCTAAGCCATTTGGTGAGAATCCTAAGTTCCCTGGCTTCGATGGTAATAATGAATCATCTTATATGGGGATAGCATCATTCATTGTAAATGAATTGGATCGATTTGAAGAGTTTAAAGGTCGAAACTTCAACTCACATTTTCCTTCTTTAGATGGTCATGAAAGAATGCTTAATATGTTTAAAGAAATACAAGAAACTATGAATTTTGGTCCATTATCTGTTGAAGATTTAGCTAAGATTCTAAAAGAACGTATTCATCCTAGTAGAAGATAAAGTACTATAACAAACAAAAAATACAGGACGATGCTAGAAGGTAACGTGCTTGCTTTTGATGGTATACGTAAACTGGTCATTAATAAAAGTGTGTTGGATAATTTGCTTATAGCATAAAGCATCATATAATATCGATCATTTACTTCAATAAACAATCTCTCACATGAGCAGATAGAAGTGGGTAGCAAGGTCAAATTCATCAAACCCAAAAAACGCTCCTAAAAAGCGTTTTAATCCTACTAAACCCTACCCAAAATCTTCCTTCAGAATAGTCGCCATATTCCGCTCAGCAAGTCCGGTGATAAAGACATACGGATTGACCCCAGCGCTACCGGGGATTAACGCGCCGTCTTGCACGTAGATATTCTCGTGCCCTTTGACGCGCCCAAATTCATCAGTCGCTTTGCCCAAGACGCAGCCACCAAGTGGGTGATAGCAGAAGTTATCGCCAAAGCCTTTGGTAAACAGTAAGCTTGATGTAGAGCCACCGTTTACTTTAGCAAGCTTCTCAATCAGCTCTTTAGCAGCGTTCACCGAGTACTCGTTTTGCTCGCGTTTCCAGTTGAGCTTGACGGTTTTGCTGGCTTTATCATAGTAATAATTGCCGCGTTCTGGATTGTCAGTGATGGCGAGATAGAGCGTCGTCCAAGTCTCAAGTCCTAACGGTAATGGCGCGAGTTCGGCAAAGATTTTATACTTTGAGCCGCCTCTATCGCCGTCCCACATGTTGATGCCTTTGACAGGGATAGTGGACTGAGTCGTACCAGCAGCGTGGACGAAATTGCGTCCCGTCATGATGTTACCGTTGGGTCCCCAATGTTTGCCGATGTGTTCGTTTAGGTTGTTTAGCCTCCCTTCGGCTTGGCTTTTTAGCAGTAACTCTGAGGTTCCCGTACTGCCAGCATTCAGAAACAACTTATCGCAAGTATAATGCTCAATTTTATCGATGCCGCCCGTCATATTGATAACATGAACTTCTAATCTGAGTTGATCGTTATCGAGCGCTTGAATGCTATTGACTTTGCGCAAGGTTTTGACCGTGACATTGCCTGTGGCTTCAGCGTTTTTTAGGTAGGTTAAATCCAGTGAAAATTTGCCCGCATTGTTGCCATAGATGACTTCACCGCCGAGCGCGGATTTATACACTTCGCCGCGGGCTTCTTTTTGCATATAGTCAAAATCGTAGCTATTACCGAAAAACTCTGTTTTCATTCCCGCTTTTTCGGCTTGGCGTTCAGCTGAACGAGTAAATTCGTAATGCTCGGACTCATTGAAAAATGACTCAGGGATTTGACTGACTTTAAGCGCCTTCATGGCGCGAGGGAAGTAGGTTTCGTACATCTCATCAGCATCAATCCAAGGAAACGTTTCTTCAAAATGCGCGCGTCTCGGTTGAATAGCAATCGCGCCATTGACGATAGAGCCGCCTCCATAAGCACGCCCTGCGAATACTTTCATATTATCATATTCGATTAAATCCAAAACGCCAGGATATTTTCTGATAGGAATGGGTATCGGAATAGGAGCGTTTGGCATATTGCTAAACCAGCTTGAGCGTTTATCAGCGTTAATCATTTTGCAAAAGGTATCATGCTTGGGGCTTCTATCCCAGCGCATCCCCATCTCAAGGATTAAAACCTTGTGACCTTTTTCGCTCAATCGCAGCGCCGATACCGCACCACCATAGCCACTACCAACGATGATGTTAGGGAAGTGACCGGCTTGAGTAATTTTGCTTGGTAGCTTTGGCTGCTTGGCAAGCGTTTGACAGCCGCTCACCGCAGCGGAGGTGCTGATAGCGCCTAAGCTTAAACCCATGGCTTTAATCAGTTGGCGTCGTTGCATGGTGTATCCTAATTTGATATTTAAGCTAAAAAGCCCGTATGAAATAATATTAGCTTTAGACTGCAAAGGTGCGCTAAGCCAAGCGAGCATCATATTAGCAAACATAGGTTGCGTTATTATTTCAGTCACACGATTGCTGTAATACTTATAGGCAAATCGGGCTTTCATTCAACGATTATTCTTGTCAGCTTTTAGTCACTAACTCAGCCAGTTAGTTAGACAATTATTTTTAGAGTGACGTGTAAACTTGACCGAATAGAGAATTTCGCTTATCATCTTGTTTCAATGTACTAGAACACAAATACATTCA is a genomic window of Psychrobacter cibarius containing:
- a CDS encoding lipoate--protein ligase; amino-acid sequence: MKLRILKSAVTNPWFNLATEDWIFNTLNPDSHTLFLWRNSETVVIGRSQNPWVECKIDKMEADDVFLARRQSGGGAVFHDLGNTNFTFLSPKADYDQEANFTIIINALKKLGIDADLSGRNDMQVGDKKISGSAFKHAADRSFHHGTLLVNANMQKLGDYLNPHPLKLKAKGIKSVRARVANLVEFNEDINHETLSEAIIEAFCEYYGDTDYGDTAPIEELDEASLAKQPTLNKYYQQMADWDWRFGKTPEFSHHIETRFDWGIIDLHLDVKQAVIRDVVIFSDALNVELIELLKDTLTDIKYDKHELKTKLDEFGKEHPELAAQIDDVSVWLLGEMEG
- a CDS encoding GMC oxidoreductase, which translates into the protein MQRRQLIKAMGLSLGAISTSAAVSGCQTLAKQPKLPSKITQAGHFPNIIVGSGYGGAVSALRLSEKGHKVLILEMGMRWDRSPKHDTFCKMINADKRSSWFSNMPNAPIPIPIPIRKYPGVLDLIEYDNMKVFAGRAYGGGSIVNGAIAIQPRRAHFEETFPWIDADEMYETYFPRAMKALKVSQIPESFFNESEHYEFTRSAERQAEKAGMKTEFFGNSYDFDYMQKEARGEVYKSALGGEVIYGNNAGKFSLDLTYLKNAEATGNVTVKTLRKVNSIQALDNDQLRLEVHVINMTGGIDKIEHYTCDKLFLNAGSTGTSELLLKSQAEGRLNNLNEHIGKHWGPNGNIMTGRNFVHAAGTTQSTIPVKGINMWDGDRGGSKYKIFAELAPLPLGLETWTTLYLAITDNPERGNYYYDKASKTVKLNWKREQNEYSVNAAKELIEKLAKVNGGSTSSLLFTKGFGDNFCYHPLGGCVLGKATDEFGRVKGHENIYVQDGALIPGSAGVNPYVFITGLAERNMATILKEDFG
- a CDS encoding YfbU family protein — translated: MKISDGEKLILLMLSELYDRLEINGEIESEFIRSAIFSNNIWAIPWKYSGIPFEDQDDPEIVKEVLDILGMWSSIEYSYEQLSEKEKEYLQETVAKPFGENPKFPGFDGNNESSYMGIASFIVNELDRFEEFKGRNFNSHFPSLDGHERMLNMFKEIQETMNFGPLSVEDLAKILKERIHPSRR